The Zingiber officinale cultivar Zhangliang chromosome 9A, Zo_v1.1, whole genome shotgun sequence genome window below encodes:
- the LOC122021456 gene encoding phenolic glucoside malonyltransferase 1-like, whose product MGPAAASNLKPRAFTSIKVSMSPELRVIKRYEVSPPPGTVDDSTLSLTYLDLLWLKNGSVERVFFYPLAVSVSHFIDSVVPTLKSSLSAALRHFYPLAGKIRSSAASSDGYEIHYADGDSVPFTVAEYSGDFDDLSSDHPRLFNDMLPLLPELPESSIDNNGIRLLALQATLFPERGVAVGISVHHGACDGSSSTRFLSAWASACAGAGVMVPPVIDRSMITDPDDLYSVFLNGIVRRQSNTSMMHLKAPPDAVLQSFTIGKYHIQKLKELVMQSGDLSFRCSTVVAAFAYVWVCHFKARLPEISSKCILMAMAGDCRPWLKPPVPAAFFGNCITFAFTEAKACDLEKENGVAAAARLIGKAVQVFKENPLKDAKHWPGGFKIEKEPDFLTVAGSPTFKVYNLDFGWGRPKKVEITSIGKTGAISVAESRQEEGGVEIGLVRPKAEMQLFEKHFYDGLKMFE is encoded by the coding sequence ATGGGACCGGCGGCCGCTTCCAATCTCAAGCCGCGAGCGTTCACGAGCATCAAAGTCAGCATGTCGCCGGAGCTCCGAGTAATCAAAAGATATGAAGTCTCTCCGCCTCCTGGAACGGTGGACGACTCCACCTTGTCCCTCACCTACCTCGATTTGCTTTGGCTGAAAAACGGATCGGTCGAACGTGTCTTCTTTTACCCCCTCGCCGTCTCCGTCTCCCACTTCATCGATTCCGTCGTACCCACCCTCAAGTCCTCTCTCTCCGCCGCTCTCCGCCACTTCTACCCACTCGCCGGCAAGATCCGCAGCTCCGCCGCCAGCTCCGACGGTTACGAAATTCACTACGCTGACGGCGACTCTGTTCCCTTCACTGTCGCCGAGTACAGCGGCGACTTCGACGACCTCTCCAGTGACCATCCCCGACTCTTCAACGACATGCTTCCTTTGCTCCCCGAGCTCCCCGAATCCAGCATCGACAACAACGGCATCCGGCTTCTGGCTCTGCAGGCGACGCTCTTCCCGGAGCGCGGGGTCGCGGTTGGAATCAGCGTGCACCACGGCGCCTGCGACGGCTCGAGCTCGACACGGTTCTTGTCCGCGTGGGCTTCTGCCTGCGCAGGTGCCGGAGTTATGGTCCCTCCGGTAATCGACAGAAGTATGATTACCGATCCCGACGATCTCTACTCGGTCTTCTTAAATGGGATTGTGAGGAGGCAATCGAACACATCGATGATGCACCTGAAAGCGCCGCCGGACGCCGTCCTTCAATCCTTCACCATCGGAAAATATCACATCCAGAAATTGAAAGAGTTGGTGATGCAAAGCGGCGACCTTTCTTTTCGCTGCTCCACGGTCGTCGCGGCCTTCGCCTACGTGTGGGTTTGCCATTTCAAAGCACGACTTCCGGAGATAAGTAGCAAGTGCATCCTCATGGCAATGGCGGGCGACTGTAGACCATGGCTGAAGCCGCCGGTCCCGGCGGCGTTCTTCGGGAACTGCATCACATTTGCCTTTACGGAGGCGAAGGCCTGCGATCTCGAGAAGGAAAACGGGGTGGCGGCGGCCGCGAGATTGATCGGGAAAGCGGTCCAGGTGTTCAAAGAGAATCCTTTAAAGGACGCCAAGCATTGGCCGGGAGGCTTCAAGATTGAAAAAGAGCCAGATTTTTTAACCGTCGCCGGGTCGCCGACGTTCAAAGTGTACAATTTGGATTTCGGATGGGGGAGGCCGAAGAAGGTGGAGATAACGTCGATCGGAAAGACCGGTGCCATTTCTGTGGCGGAGAGCAGGCAGGAGGAAGGCGGCGTGGAGATCGGGCTGGTGAGGCCCAAGGCGGAGATGCAGCTATTCGAGAAGCACTTCTACGACGGGCTCAAAATGTTTGAGTGA